Proteins from a single region of Allofrancisella inopinata:
- a CDS encoding FKBP-type peptidyl-prolyl cis-trans isomerase N-terminal domain-containing protein, which translates to MKLKKIVTIISYSLIGLTISSCSTTSSNDTSSVEQTDKTVPSVTVSTKDTTLPTAKVTVKQVKPITLEMPENASYTVGYQIGSGIAKQDFILNDEQTIAGFKDAMANKKPKLSEEQIQENIDSMKDKIIKRQLGVAKENQTNSSAFIEQISKMENIIKVNGDVYYQIVKQGNGKKPNSDSQVTIAYKGTTPVVAYRKDNSKLDSVKQAKLIGPTFDSSDNATFPLANLIQCWKDAIPEIPVGSTIILYCAPKAAYGSRAPAAIGPNQALSFEITLKDFK; encoded by the coding sequence ATGAAACTCAAAAAAATTGTTACTATTATATCCTACTCACTGATAGGGCTAACTATTAGCTCATGTTCTACCACTAGTAGTAACGACACAAGCTCTGTAGAACAAACTGATAAAACGGTACCATCAGTGACAGTTTCCACCAAAGATACTACACTACCTACTGCTAAAGTTACAGTAAAACAGGTTAAGCCTATTACACTTGAAATGCCTGAAAATGCTAGCTATACAGTAGGATACCAGATCGGATCTGGTATTGCTAAGCAAGACTTTATTTTAAACGATGAGCAAACTATAGCTGGATTTAAAGATGCTATGGCGAATAAAAAACCCAAATTGTCTGAAGAGCAAATACAAGAAAATATAGACTCTATGAAAGACAAAATAATAAAAAGACAACTTGGTGTTGCTAAAGAAAATCAAACTAATTCATCCGCTTTTATAGAACAAATCTCTAAAATGGAAAATATAATAAAAGTTAATGGTGATGTTTATTATCAAATTGTAAAACAAGGAAATGGTAAAAAACCAAACAGTGATAGTCAAGTAACAATAGCATACAAAGGGACTACTCCTGTTGTAGCTTACCGGAAAGACAACTCTAAGTTAGACTCAGTTAAACAAGCTAAGCTAATAGGTCCTACTTTTGATTCAAGTGATAATGCTACTTTTCCACTAGCAAACCTAATTCAATGCTGGAAAGATGCTATACCAGAAATACCAGTTGGATCTACTATTATATTATACTGTGCTCCCAAAGCAGCTTATGGCAGTAGAGCTCCTGCGGCAATAGGTCCTAACCAGGCACTATCTTTTGAAATAACACTTAAAGATTTTAAATAG
- the cmk gene encoding (d)CMP kinase → MNNSKIITIDGPSGVGKGTLAKALAKHLNYKLLDSGAIYRLAALHCFNNNTDSTSEANVCKTLDNLDIRFEIDNDSNSIKIILAGDDVSKEIRTEQIGMFASKIAAYPSVRKVLLNKQRDFATEQGLVADGRDMGTVVFPSAKYKFFLDADSQVRATRRFTELEEKNQHPNFETILADIEKRDFQDRNRKIAPLKPATDAIIIDTSNLSIEKVFNKVLDKVENN, encoded by the coding sequence ATGAACAACTCTAAAATTATCACCATCGATGGTCCTAGTGGAGTTGGCAAAGGCACTTTAGCTAAAGCTTTAGCGAAACATTTAAACTATAAACTTTTAGATAGTGGTGCAATTTATAGACTAGCAGCGTTGCATTGTTTTAATAACAATACAGATTCAACTAGTGAAGCAAACGTTTGTAAGACTCTTGACAATTTAGATATTAGATTTGAAATAGACAACGATTCTAACTCGATAAAAATTATTCTAGCTGGTGATGATGTTTCTAAAGAAATCCGTACAGAGCAAATAGGTATGTTTGCTTCAAAGATAGCTGCATACCCAAGTGTAAGAAAGGTTTTATTAAATAAACAGCGTGATTTTGCTACTGAACAAGGATTAGTAGCTGACGGCAGAGACATGGGAACAGTAGTCTTTCCTAGTGCAAAATACAAATTTTTTCTAGATGCTGACTCACAAGTAAGAGCTACAAGAAGATTTACTGAGTTAGAAGAAAAAAATCAACATCCTAATTTTGAAACTATCTTAGCAGATATTGAAAAAAGAGACTTTCAAGATAGAAATCGCAAAATTGCTCCTCTAAAACCAGCTACTGATGCTATAATTATTGACACTTCTAATTTATCTATTGAGAAAGTTTTTAATAAAGTCTTAGATAAGGTAGAAAATAATTAA
- the ttcA gene encoding tRNA 2-thiocytidine(32) synthetase TtcA, with protein MNNDKQSLKKLEKQILRKTAQAINQYNMIEDGDKIMACLSGGKDSYCLLEMLLLLQQKAPIKFDIIAVNLDQKQPNFPEDVLPNYLKEKNIDFHIIERDTYSVVKKVIPEGKTTCGLCSRMRRGILYDFAQEHGITKIALGHHRDDIIETFFLNLFYNGSIKAMPPKLLSDDERNIVIRPLTFVSEQETAEYSKLKNFPIIPCNLCGSQDNLQRVFIKDMLNKWEKNNPERKNVIFKALSNISPSQMLDKELFDFLNITKNDLQR; from the coding sequence ATGAATAATGATAAGCAAAGCCTTAAAAAGCTAGAAAAACAAATATTACGAAAAACTGCCCAGGCTATTAATCAGTATAATATGATTGAAGATGGTGATAAAATTATGGCCTGTTTATCTGGAGGCAAAGATTCCTATTGCTTACTAGAGATGCTCTTGCTACTACAACAAAAAGCTCCTATCAAGTTTGATATTATCGCAGTAAACTTGGATCAAAAGCAGCCTAATTTCCCTGAAGATGTTTTACCCAATTATCTTAAAGAGAAAAACATAGACTTTCATATTATAGAGCGAGATACTTATAGCGTTGTAAAAAAAGTAATTCCAGAAGGTAAAACTACTTGTGGATTATGCTCTAGAATGCGTAGAGGAATTCTATATGACTTTGCACAAGAGCATGGAATTACTAAAATAGCTCTAGGTCACCATCGGGATGATATAATAGAAACTTTTTTTCTAAATCTTTTTTATAATGGCTCTATCAAAGCTATGCCGCCAAAGCTACTTAGTGATGATGAGCGTAATATTGTAATTCGTCCATTAACTTTTGTATCTGAACAAGAAACAGCAGAATACTCAAAACTAAAAAACTTCCCTATCATTCCATGTAACCTCTGTGGTTCGCAAGATAATTTGCAAAGAGTTTTTATTAAAGATATGCTTAATAAGTGGGAAAAAAATAACCCGGAAAGAAAAAATGTGATATTTAAAGCTTTGTCTAACATTTCACCATCACAAATGCTAGATAAAGAGCTTTTTGATTTTCTTAATATAACAAAAAATGACCTACAAAGATAA
- a CDS encoding short chain dehydrogenase, giving the protein MAKKVVLIGATGVIGSATYKTLVEAGFDVISVSFSGKGTDYKVDIQDTNSICTLFEQIGSFDALVSTTGKVAFKDVRHIEQEDWDLSLSNKLLGQINLVQISARYISKGGSFTLTSGILNVQPIAKGTIAATINSALEGFIKAASFEYTDFRINIVSPTVVEEALEKYAPFFVGFKPVKASDVANAYLKSVAGIANGEVIKVGF; this is encoded by the coding sequence ATGGCTAAAAAAGTTGTACTAATCGGTGCTACAGGAGTGATAGGCTCAGCAACGTATAAAACTTTGGTTGAAGCTGGCTTTGATGTTATTTCTGTCAGTTTCTCTGGAAAGGGTACTGACTACAAAGTTGATATACAAGATACAAACTCCATTTGCACATTATTTGAGCAGATAGGAAGCTTTGATGCGCTTGTATCAACTACAGGCAAAGTTGCGTTTAAGGACGTACGTCATATAGAGCAAGAAGATTGGGATTTGAGTCTATCTAACAAGCTTTTAGGCCAGATAAATTTAGTCCAAATTAGTGCAAGATATATTTCAAAAGGAGGATCTTTTACACTTACCTCAGGAATATTAAACGTGCAACCAATAGCTAAAGGTACTATAGCTGCAACTATAAATTCTGCTCTAGAAGGGTTTATTAAGGCAGCTTCATTTGAGTATACAGATTTCCGTATAAACATTGTTAGTCCTACTGTTGTTGAGGAAGCTTTAGAAAAATATGCACCATTTTTTGTTGGGTTTAAACCTGTTAAAGCTAGTGATGTAGCAAATGCTTATCTAAAATCTGTTGCTGGTATTGCTAATGGTGAAGTTATAAAAGTCGGTTTTTAA
- a CDS encoding transglycosylase SLT domain-containing protein: MKKIFKITAITTVLGILNSCATEQPKNINNACSIIHQYPNWYYDMIDSYNRWGVPLNIQMAFLRQESSFRADVKPSMNYYFGFIPVGRASTAYGYAQALDGTWDHYKKETQQSFVSRSNFSDAVDFIGWYLNNVHNKTGISKTDAYHLYLAYHEGIGGYKNGTHKNNSFLKNYARKTADIAQKYSTQLQNCKIPGKPLLSYLF; this comes from the coding sequence ATGAAAAAAATATTTAAGATCACAGCAATAACTACTGTATTAGGTATACTTAACTCTTGTGCGACTGAACAACCTAAAAATATAAATAATGCTTGTAGTATAATCCATCAATATCCTAATTGGTATTACGATATGATTGACTCATACAATAGATGGGGAGTACCTCTTAATATTCAAATGGCTTTTCTTCGCCAAGAATCATCTTTTAGAGCAGATGTTAAACCTTCTATGAATTACTATTTTGGTTTTATACCAGTAGGTAGAGCTTCAACAGCATATGGGTATGCCCAAGCTCTTGATGGTACTTGGGATCATTATAAAAAAGAAACTCAGCAATCTTTTGTCTCAAGGTCAAACTTTTCTGATGCGGTGGATTTTATAGGCTGGTATTTAAATAATGTGCATAATAAAACAGGTATTAGTAAAACTGATGCCTATCACTTGTATTTAGCCTACCATGAAGGTATTGGTGGGTATAAAAATGGTACCCACAAAAACAACTCTTTCTTAAAGAACTATGCTAGAAAAACAGCTGATATAGCACAAAAATACTCTACTCAATTACAAAATTGTAAGATCCCTGGTAAGCCACTATTATCTTACTTATTCTAG
- the dacB gene encoding D-alanyl-D-alanine carboxypeptidase/D-alanyl-D-alanine endopeptidase, whose product MILNKQFRLLFLTFLTFASFCSTYAATARSEIRYLVKEYGLTDTKISIAAQDTISGANLYVYGQNRSMKPASNNKVFTMVAALFAIPDNFTFTTTVNYSNNKVKGHILHGDLYIKFSGNPALTGGQLSSLIKQIKTTKGITQITGDVYLVGNFSGPYIPEGWTKEDSTFCYGAPASSFTINRNCTVIKLAKNPNSLTTRVITLSNASNITVKNTAKYTNSAEPTIISMNDDNVLYIRGYLSRAAEKMFKLAIKNPALKTLNTVDDFLNTNGIKHNKVAITTSIPPGNTEQLSINSTTIGSFIDQTLKHSDNLYAETVLNTIGLKQKGIGSTNAGTAAVQEILYDKLNLDTSALTMYDGSGLSHLDRVTAQFMVNFLTKTYNSSIGQKFYSYLPASGISGTISYRMGDKLLGKVHAKTGTLAGVSTLAGYVLTAKNHRISFSIMLNDLKASDRYNARRFQDKVVDVFYRHL is encoded by the coding sequence TTGATTTTAAATAAACAATTTAGACTACTTTTTCTTACATTTTTAACTTTTGCAAGTTTCTGCAGCACTTATGCAGCAACAGCTCGTAGTGAAATACGATATTTAGTAAAAGAATATGGCCTTACTGATACAAAAATAAGTATAGCTGCCCAAGATACAATTTCTGGTGCAAACTTATATGTTTATGGTCAAAATAGATCAATGAAACCTGCTAGTAATAATAAAGTTTTTACTATGGTAGCTGCATTATTTGCTATACCTGATAATTTTACATTTACAACTACAGTTAACTACTCTAACAACAAAGTAAAAGGTCATATTTTACATGGCGATCTATATATAAAGTTCTCAGGCAACCCTGCTTTAACTGGAGGACAACTATCATCTTTGATAAAACAAATAAAAACCACTAAGGGAATAACACAAATAACTGGAGATGTATATCTTGTTGGCAATTTTTCAGGACCATATATCCCAGAAGGATGGACAAAAGAGGATAGTACTTTTTGTTATGGAGCACCTGCTTCAAGTTTTACTATAAACAGAAATTGTACAGTAATAAAACTAGCTAAGAATCCAAATAGTTTAACAACTCGTGTTATCACGCTTAGCAATGCTAGCAATATCACAGTCAAAAATACCGCTAAATATACTAATTCAGCAGAACCTACTATTATTTCCATGAACGATGATAACGTTTTATATATTAGAGGCTACTTATCTCGTGCTGCAGAAAAAATGTTCAAATTAGCTATTAAAAATCCTGCTTTAAAAACATTAAATACCGTCGATGATTTTTTAAACACTAATGGGATTAAACATAACAAAGTAGCTATAACAACTTCAATACCACCTGGAAATACTGAACAATTAAGCATAAATTCTACAACTATAGGTAGTTTTATCGATCAGACACTTAAGCATTCTGATAATTTGTACGCTGAAACAGTGTTAAACACTATTGGTCTAAAGCAAAAAGGTATAGGCTCAACTAATGCAGGAACAGCTGCAGTTCAAGAAATTCTTTATGATAAGCTTAATCTAGATACTTCGGCATTAACCATGTATGATGGCTCAGGACTATCACACCTTGATAGAGTTACAGCCCAGTTTATGGTTAATTTTTTAACCAAAACATACAATAGCTCTATTGGTCAAAAATTCTACAGTTACTTACCAGCATCTGGGATAAGCGGAACTATATCATATAGAATGGGGGACAAATTACTAGGTAAAGTACATGCTAAAACAGGCACTCTAGCTGGAGTTTCTACTCTTGCAGGCTATGTTCTTACAGCGAAAAATCATCGTATAAGCTTTTCTATTATGCTTAATGATCTTAAAGCTTCTGATAGGTATAATGCTCGCAGGTTTCAAGATAAAGTAGTTGATGTTTTTTATAGGCATTTATAA
- the rpsF gene encoding 30S ribosomal protein S6, which produces MKHYEIVLMIHPDQSDQLQTMLDKYRSIIEEKGGKIHRFEDWGRRQLAYPIEKLHKAHYILFNIECGTESLDKLQENLRYNDAILRRLVISKKEAVTESSVMMQTSEKEVI; this is translated from the coding sequence ATGAAACATTATGAAATCGTATTAATGATACACCCTGATCAATCTGATCAGTTACAAACTATGCTTGATAAGTACCGTAGTATCATCGAAGAAAAAGGCGGTAAAATTCATAGATTTGAAGACTGGGGACGTCGTCAATTAGCTTACCCTATAGAGAAACTTCATAAAGCACATTACATACTATTTAATATAGAGTGTGGAACTGAATCTCTAGATAAGCTTCAAGAAAATTTAAGATACAACGATGCTATATTACGCCGTCTAGTTATATCAAAAAAAGAAGCTGTTACAGAGTCATCAGTTATGATGCAAACTAGTGAAAAAGAAGTAATTTAA
- the serC gene encoding 3-phosphoserine/phosphohydroxythreonine transaminase yields the protein MKINFCAGPAVIPTCIIEKLQKMMTNYKNTGVSLLSISHRDKAFEEVHDSIQTKLKYLLNIPDDYSILLMQAGATAQFAAIPMNLSDKYNKALYVCSGQWSEKAAKEAKKFINVESVTYGDSIAETFVSNMYDYVYYTDNETVDGFQINQLAKSCNTELVCDMSSSFLSKPINIRDYGLIYAGAQKNAGIPGLTIVIVQNSLIKKKENIPIVFDYDTTKKSNSLYNTPSVISWVTFELMLEYLIDKFQDLNEVEKFNHTKAKILYSTIDNSKIYKNDIKPIYRSNMNIIFQLPTQELTKKFLLDASNKGFYGLEGHRLVGGCRASLYNAVSLEDVKALAKFMQEFENEQL from the coding sequence ATGAAAATAAATTTTTGTGCAGGCCCTGCTGTGATACCAACTTGTATCATTGAAAAATTACAAAAAATGATGACTAATTATAAAAATACTGGTGTCTCATTATTATCTATTTCCCATCGTGATAAAGCTTTTGAAGAGGTTCACGATTCAATACAAACTAAACTTAAGTATTTATTAAATATCCCAGATGATTACTCTATATTACTTATGCAAGCAGGAGCAACAGCTCAATTTGCTGCTATACCTATGAATCTGTCAGATAAGTACAATAAAGCCCTTTATGTCTGTAGTGGTCAGTGGTCAGAAAAAGCAGCTAAAGAAGCTAAAAAATTTATAAATGTGGAATCTGTCACATATGGTGATAGCATAGCTGAAACTTTCGTTTCTAATATGTATGATTATGTTTATTATACAGACAACGAAACCGTAGATGGCTTTCAAATAAACCAACTAGCTAAATCTTGTAACACTGAGCTAGTATGTGACATGTCTTCAAGTTTTTTATCAAAACCTATTAATATTAGAGACTATGGATTAATTTATGCTGGAGCACAAAAAAACGCTGGAATTCCTGGCCTTACTATAGTTATAGTACAAAATTCTTTAATTAAAAAGAAAGAAAATATACCTATAGTATTTGACTATGATACTACTAAAAAATCTAACTCCCTCTATAACACCCCTTCTGTAATTTCATGGGTTACTTTTGAGCTAATGTTAGAGTATTTGATAGATAAATTTCAAGATTTGAATGAAGTAGAGAAATTCAATCATACCAAAGCAAAAATTTTATATTCAACAATTGATAACTCTAAGATCTATAAAAATGACATAAAACCAATATATAGATCAAACATGAACATAATATTCCAGTTACCAACACAGGAATTGACTAAAAAATTCCTTCTAGATGCAAGTAATAAAGGATTTTATGGTTTAGAAGGTCATCGTCTTGTAGGTGGTTGTAGAGCTAGCTTATATAATGCAGTATCTTTAGAAGATGTAAAAGCATTGGCTAAATTTATGCAGGAGTTTGAAAATGAACAACTCTAA
- the oxyR gene encoding oxidative stress transcriptional regulator OxyR, giving the protein MNTRTLEYIIAVYETKSFITASEKCFVSQPALSMQIKKFEEHLNIQIFERSKKQVFTTKAGEKIIIQAYKIIDEVKNLNKIASMYLKGSKIGVSIGAFPTICPYIMPKILPIIKQQIPNLSISVVEEKTDILINMLEQGKLDFALLADPIDHNQFISKKLFDDKFFVAVASTNKLSKKNSLSTTEIIKQNLMILDEGHCLRDQTLKLCSLNKYNNSNFKGSSLETLRQMVSIDEGITLVPEIACTQMNNISYLAINDPNFKREIFLVMRKNSVYSKIFKQLATIIIKHH; this is encoded by the coding sequence ATGAATACTAGAACCTTAGAATACATAATAGCAGTATATGAAACTAAAAGCTTTATTACAGCATCTGAAAAATGTTTTGTAAGCCAACCAGCATTGAGTATGCAAATTAAAAAATTTGAAGAGCACTTGAATATACAAATATTCGAACGAAGTAAAAAACAAGTATTTACTACAAAAGCTGGAGAAAAAATAATTATTCAAGCTTATAAAATAATTGATGAAGTAAAAAACTTAAATAAAATAGCTAGCATGTATTTAAAGGGCAGCAAAATTGGTGTCTCTATAGGAGCTTTTCCCACCATATGCCCTTATATCATGCCGAAGATATTACCAATCATAAAACAGCAAATACCTAATTTAAGTATCTCCGTGGTTGAGGAAAAAACCGATATTCTCATAAATATGCTTGAACAAGGAAAATTAGATTTTGCCTTACTTGCTGATCCTATAGATCATAATCAATTTATATCCAAAAAACTATTTGATGATAAGTTCTTTGTAGCTGTAGCCAGTACAAATAAACTTTCTAAAAAAAATAGCCTATCTACAACCGAGATTATAAAACAAAATCTTATGATTCTTGATGAAGGACATTGTCTTAGAGATCAGACTCTAAAATTATGCTCATTAAATAAATATAACAATAGTAATTTTAAAGGAAGTAGCTTAGAAACTTTACGTCAAATGGTGTCTATCGATGAAGGAATAACACTTGTACCAGAAATAGCTTGCACTCAAATGAATAATATAAGTTATTTAGCGATAAATGATCCGAATTTTAAAAGAGAAATATTTTTAGTAATGAGGAAAAATTCTGTATATAGTAAGATTTTTAAACAATTAGCTACTATTATAATTAAACATCATTAG
- the rpsR gene encoding 30S ribosomal protein S18 yields MSRRKVCRFKVDGVKEIDYKDVNKLKAYITETGKIVPSRVTGTSAKYQRQLSTAIKRARFLALLPYCDRHFN; encoded by the coding sequence ATGAGTCGTCGTAAAGTTTGCCGTTTCAAAGTAGATGGCGTTAAAGAAATTGACTATAAAGATGTAAATAAGCTAAAAGCTTATATAACAGAAACTGGAAAAATAGTTCCAAGTCGTGTGACTGGTACATCAGCTAAGTATCAAAGACAATTATCTACAGCTATAAAGAGAGCTAGATTTTTAGCTTTGTTACCATACTGTGATCGTCATTTTAACTAG
- the hemF gene encoding oxygen-dependent coproporphyrinogen oxidase, whose protein sequence is MQDKITKFENFLIQLQKNITSALESCETNNQKFISDKWQKPDTPEQKLKGYGNSMIIEGGEILEKGVVAFSKVHGEALPSSATEKRKDLAGKSFIATGVSLVIHPRNPFVPTSHANFRLFIAGADTNNPIWWFGGGFDLTPYYPFEEDAIYWHQTAKDVCDKHNKNYYPKFKKWCDEYFYLKHRDECRGVGGLFFDDLNEKSFEKCYDFVTECANAYIKAYIPIVEKRKNIPYSQQHKDFQLYRRGRYVEFNLVLDRGTIFGLQSGGRTESILSSLPPMASWKYNWHPEEDSEEAKIYEYIKPRDWIK, encoded by the coding sequence ATGCAAGATAAAATCACAAAATTTGAAAACTTTCTAATACAACTTCAAAAAAACATTACTAGTGCTTTAGAAAGCTGTGAAACTAATAATCAAAAGTTTATTAGTGATAAATGGCAAAAACCAGATACTCCTGAACAAAAACTTAAAGGTTATGGTAACTCTATGATTATCGAAGGTGGTGAGATTCTTGAAAAAGGAGTTGTTGCTTTTTCAAAAGTACATGGTGAAGCTCTACCCTCCTCTGCAACAGAGAAACGTAAAGATTTAGCAGGTAAATCTTTTATTGCTACAGGAGTATCTTTAGTAATCCATCCACGCAATCCTTTTGTGCCAACCTCTCACGCTAACTTTAGACTATTTATTGCTGGAGCTGATACAAATAATCCAATTTGGTGGTTTGGTGGTGGATTTGACCTTACACCGTATTATCCATTTGAAGAAGATGCTATCTACTGGCATCAAACTGCTAAAGATGTTTGCGACAAACACAATAAAAACTATTATCCCAAATTTAAAAAATGGTGTGACGAATACTTTTACCTAAAGCACCGTGATGAGTGCCGCGGTGTGGGTGGTTTATTTTTTGATGACTTAAATGAAAAATCTTTTGAAAAATGTTATGATTTTGTTACTGAGTGTGCAAATGCTTATATAAAAGCATATATCCCTATTGTAGAAAAAAGGAAAAATATACCGTATTCACAGCAACACAAAGATTTTCAACTCTACCGCCGTGGTAGATACGTAGAATTTAACCTAGTTTTGGATAGAGGAACTATTTTTGGTTTACAAAGTGGTGGTAGAACAGAATCTATACTATCATCTCTGCCTCCAATGGCATCCTGGAAATACAATTGGCATCCAGAAGAAGACTCTGAAGAGGCTAAAATTTACGAGTATATTAAACCAAGAGATTGGATAAAATAG
- a CDS encoding peroxiredoxin, translating into MIKQVPNVTFKTRVRDESVGGSNPFRWQDLTTSEIFNNKRVIVFSLPGAFTPTCSTYQLPGFENNFDKFKQLGIDEIYVLSVNDSFVMNKWVEFQKIKNIKPIPDGNGEFTAALDMLVDKENLGFGKRSWRYAMVVNNGEIEKFFVEPGKCNNSEDDPYGETSPENLLKYLESK; encoded by the coding sequence ATGATAAAACAAGTACCTAACGTAACATTTAAAACAAGAGTTAGAGATGAAAGTGTAGGTGGTTCAAACCCATTTAGATGGCAAGATTTAACTACTTCAGAGATTTTTAATAACAAAAGAGTGATTGTGTTTTCGCTTCCTGGAGCATTCACACCAACTTGTTCTACATATCAATTACCAGGTTTTGAAAACAACTTTGATAAATTTAAACAGCTTGGAATCGATGAAATTTATGTTTTATCTGTAAATGATTCTTTCGTAATGAATAAATGGGTTGAGTTCCAAAAGATTAAAAATATTAAACCAATTCCTGATGGAAATGGTGAGTTCACTGCAGCTTTAGATATGCTTGTAGATAAAGAAAACCTTGGTTTTGGTAAAAGATCATGGAGGTATGCTATGGTAGTAAATAATGGTGAAATTGAGAAATTTTTTGTAGAACCGGGGAAATGCAATAATTCAGAAGATGATCCATATGGTGAGACTTCTCCAGAGAATTTACTAAAATATTTAGAGTCTAAGTAA
- a CDS encoding acyl-CoA thioesterase produces MNKQPFKKIINIRWSDTDKNGHVNNGKYFDYFEEARTQWVYAFKKLINWGIENSIQFVVAEQSCKYMYPLLHPNTIEVTQYVSRIGAASIEFKYEIRILGSDKIITTAHSKLACYNLKTTRLEKIPNDIKQATLENYYE; encoded by the coding sequence ATGAATAAACAGCCTTTCAAAAAAATAATAAATATACGTTGGTCAGATACGGATAAAAACGGCCATGTAAATAATGGAAAATATTTTGATTATTTTGAAGAAGCTCGTACACAATGGGTTTATGCCTTTAAAAAACTTATTAATTGGGGCATAGAAAACTCTATTCAATTTGTTGTAGCTGAACAAAGCTGCAAATATATGTATCCCCTATTACACCCCAATACAATTGAGGTAACGCAGTATGTATCTAGAATTGGAGCAGCAAGTATAGAGTTTAAATATGAAATAAGAATACTAGGAAGTGACAAAATTATCACAACAGCACACTCCAAACTAGCATGTTATAACTTAAAAACAACTAGATTAGAAAAAATACCTAATGATATAAAACAAGCCACTTTAGAAAACTATTATGAATAA
- the rplI gene encoding 50S ribosomal protein L9: protein MQVILKEKVENLGVLGDIVNVKPGYARNFLIPFGKAVQATKANIETFEAQKAELEKAEKARYEAAVVTAEAIKDKKFTIAAKAGEGGKLFGSVGTAEVAKAVSQATGKEIEKSQVRMPEGVIRAIGEFDLTIHVYTDVDADIKVNVVASES, encoded by the coding sequence ATGCAAGTTATTTTAAAAGAAAAAGTGGAAAACCTAGGTGTATTAGGTGATATCGTAAATGTAAAGCCAGGTTATGCAAGAAACTTTCTTATCCCTTTTGGGAAAGCTGTGCAAGCAACTAAAGCTAATATAGAAACGTTTGAGGCTCAAAAGGCTGAACTTGAGAAAGCAGAAAAAGCTAGATATGAAGCAGCGGTAGTTACTGCTGAAGCTATAAAGGATAAAAAATTCACTATAGCAGCTAAAGCAGGTGAAGGTGGTAAACTATTTGGTTCAGTTGGTACTGCTGAAGTTGCAAAAGCAGTGTCTCAAGCAACTGGTAAAGAGATTGAAAAAAGCCAAGTTCGTATGCCTGAAGGGGTTATTAGAGCTATTGGTGAATTTGACCTTACAATTCATGTGTATACAGATGTTGATGCTGATATAAAAGTAAATGTTGTAGCTTCTGAAAGTTAG